A portion of the Meriones unguiculatus strain TT.TT164.6M chromosome 14, Bangor_MerUng_6.1, whole genome shotgun sequence genome contains these proteins:
- the LOC110565293 gene encoding olfactory receptor 2AG2-like encodes MELWNSTLESGFILVGILDGSGSPELLCATITALYMLAMTSNGLLLLVITVVDRLHVPMYLLLRQLSLIDLLFTSVVTPKAVVDFLLGDNTISFGGCALQMALALMLGSAEDLLLAFMAYDRYVAICHPLNYMIFMSPRVCWIIVATTWILASLTAVGHTAYTMHFPFCMSREIRHLLCEILPLLKLSCLDTSQYELMVYVTGVTFLLLPLSAIVTSYTLILFTVLHMPSNEGKKKALVTCLSHLTVVGMFYGAATFMYVLPSSLHSTKQDNIISVFYTIVTPALNPLIYSLRNKEVIGALRRVLGRYMLPEHPPL; translated from the coding sequence ATGGAGCTCTGGAACTCGACCTTGGAAAGCGGCTTTATCTTGGTGGGGATTCTGGATGGCAGTGGCTCTCCTGAACTGCTCTGTGCCACAATCACAGCCCTGTACATGCTGGCTATGACCAGCAATGGACTGCTGCTCCTGGTCATCACAGTGGTTGACCGGCTCCATGTGCCCATGTACCTCTTACTTAGACAGCTCTCTCTCATTGACCTCCTCTTCACATCGGTTGTCACTCCCAAGGCTGTTGTGGATTTTCTGTTGGGAGACAACACCATCTCCTTTGGTGGCTGTGCTCTTCAGATGGCTCTAGCATTGATGCTAGGTAGTGCAGAGGACctccttctggccttcatggccTATGACAGGTATGTGGCCATTTGTCATCCTCTGAACTACATGATTTTCATGAGTCCTAGGGTCTGTTGGATCATAGTGGCTACAACATGGATCCTGGCATCTCTGACTGCAGTAGGTCACACTGCATACACGATGCACTTCCCTTTCTGCATGTCCCGGGAAATCAGACACCTGCTCTGTGAGATCCTGCCTTTGCTGAAGCTATCCTGCTTAGACACCTCCCAGTATGAGCTCATGGTTTATGTGACAGGGGTGACATTCCTCTTACTCCCTCTTTCTGCCATTGTTACCTCCTACACACTCATTCTGTTTACTGTGCTACACATGCCCTCaaatgaagggaaaaagaaagctcTTGTCACCTGTCTTTCCCACTTGACAGTGGTTGGCATGTTCTATGGAGCTGCCACCTTCATGTATGTCCTTCCCAGTTCTTTGCACAGCACCAAACAAGACAATATCATCTCTGTGTTTTACACAATTGTCACCCCAGCTCTGAACCCCCTCATCTACAGCCTGAGGAATAAGGAGGTTATTGGAGCTTTGAGAAGGGTCCTGGGCAGATACATGCTGCCAGAACACCCCCCTCTCTAA